A genomic window from Purpureocillium takamizusanense chromosome 2, complete sequence includes:
- a CDS encoding uncharacterized protein (COG:S~EggNog:ENOG503PE8J), translating to MSPETSQSPSDGSPPTTTTAGYGHGHGSPSVVAAATPRPAKRARTDAQMAQKRKADRLKHRVNRAESKTRLENIERDVSFLRSSVGDLLSQLRIVRRADPAAVAAAGRGPASVSSRADSMGDASAAAAGAAGAQHAAGICSSSASTSSGVDTEQALSNPWFKAMMDTPVSGGFPQFLSTQASPSSMGSTPPPPAVVECRCGVEHTDRTDCLELKSFMILYQAHIALSQDPNFAISIPRNPSLANLMLHSITDNPLTMIMGSTLRQFEVQNTETMFGLYFLCYRLLRWRLYPNPESFNDVPDLIRPSRIQNSILHPVSIDYMPWPRLRDFLCLNQNRDSRHSVDLYIRSIQLRWPADKQLLCRSPVGDIQLNPEFESIISDIRYWHLGPPWRDAFPSLRKYVE from the exons atgtcgcccgAGACGTCGCAGTCGCCCTCCGACGGCTCTCCtcccacgacgaccacggccgGCTACGGTCACGGCCACGGGAGCcccagcgtcgtcgccgccgccaccccgcgCCCGGCTAAGCGTGCCCGCACCGACGCCCAGATGGCccagaagcgcaaggccgaccGCCTCAAGCACCGCGTCAACCGCGCCGAGAGCAAGACGCGCCTCGAGAACATTGAGCGCGACGTCTCCTTCctgcgcagcagcgtcggcgacTTGCTGTCGCAGCTGCGCATtgtccgccgcgccgaccctgccgccgtcgctgctgctggtcgaggTCCCGCCTCGGTCTCGTCCCGAGCGGATTCCATGGGCGAcgcctctgctgctgctgctggtgctgccggtgcTCAGCACGCGGCAGGCATCTGCTCATCGTCCGCGTCCACAtcctcgggcgtcgac ACCGAGCAGGCCCTCTCCAACCCCTGGTTcaaggccatgatggacACCCCCGTTAGCGGCGGCTTCCCGCAGTTCCTCAGCACCCaggcctcgccctcatccaTGGGCTCCACGCCAccgccccccgccgtcgtcgagtgccgctgcggcgtcgagcacaCGGACCGCACCGACTGCCTCGAGCTCAAGAGCTTCATGATCCTCTACCAGGCCCACATCGCCCTCTCCCAGGATCCCAACTTTGCCATCTCCATCCCCCGGAATCCCTCCCTCGCCAACCTCATGCTCCACTCCATCACCGACAACCCCCTGACCATGATCATGGGCTCGACCCTGCGCCAGTTTGAGGTCCAGAACACCGAGACTATGTTTGGCCTGTATTTCTTGTGCTATCGGCTCTTGCGC TGGCGCCTGTACCCCAACCCAGAGTCCTTCAACGACGTCCCCGACCTGATTCGCCCCAGCCGCATCCAAAACTCAATCCTCCACCCCGTCTCCATCGACTACatgccctggccgcggctgcgcgaTTTCCTATGCCTCAACCAGAACCGCGACTCGCGCCACTCGGTCGACCTCTACATTCGCTCCATCCAGCTGCGCTGGCCCGCCGACAAGCAGCTGCTCTGCCGCAGCCCCGTCGGCGACATCCAGCTCAACCCCGAGTTCGAGTCCATCATCAGCGATATTCGCTACTGGCACCTCGGCCCGCCCTGGCGCGACGCCTTCCCCTCCTTGCGCAAGTACGTCGAATGA
- a CDS encoding uncharacterized protein (SECRETED:SignalP(1-20~SECRETED:cutsite=AAA-AP~SECRETED:prob=0.3055)~EggNog:ENOG503P039~COG:I) produces the protein MVAVLARAAVSLALLAVAAAAPAPLADRAVPTLPSKDPFYGVPDDIESAAPGTILRHREPPNAIATFGLLRVNLEATHQLLYRTTDNLGKATATVLTVLIPHNADRSKVLSYQVATDAPSIDCAPSYAFQLESATGPLLGTLVSQVELLLIEAILEQGWVVIVPDFQGPQGAFLANVLGGNAVLDGIRAVINSADTTGIRKPTVTMWGYSGGSLPTNWAAELQPTYAPELSIAGAAVGGTVPNITTVVTTVNKGPIAGLIPSGILGLSLQYPEIKAVVDKHLKPEYVERFHKTTKQCAVASMANFLFADVLQMFDDRSLIYTDPTAVRILDDNALGKVTPSIPLYWYKSVLDEDSPISDSDALVSKYCAEGASIEYVRDLMSEHGSCAIVGAPKALSWLKGIMDGRVPSRGCSKKTTVSTLLDPATFKILPKALIELLLDLLGKPVGPHLV, from the coding sequence ATGGTGGCCGTCCTCGCTCGCGCGGCAGTCTCCTTGGCACTgctggccgttgccgccgcggccccggcgccgctggctgaCCGTGCTGTGCCGACGCTGCCCAGCAAGGACCCCTTCTACGGCGTGCCTGACGACATCGAgtctgcggcgccggggacCATTCTCCGGCATCGCGAGCCGCCCAACGCGATCGCCACGTTCGGGCTGTTGCGGGTCAACCTCGAAGCCACGCACCAGCTACTATACCGCACGACCGACAACCTCGGCAAAGCCACGGCCACGGTCCTCACCGTCCTGATACCACACAATGCGGACAGGTCCAAGGTACTGTCGTACCAGGTCGCCACGGACGCGCCGTCCATCGACTGCGCCCCGTCGTACGCCTTCCAGCTCGAGTCGGCCACGGGCCCGCTGCTTGGGACCCTCGTCTCGCaggtcgagctgctgctcataGAGGCCATCCTCGAGCAGGGCTGGGTCGTCATCGTGCCCGACTTTCAGGGGCCACAGGGCGCGTTTCTCGCCAACGTGCTCGGCGGGAATGCCGTCCTAGACGGCATTCGCGCCGTCATCAACTCAGCAGACACGACGGGCATCCGCAAGCCGACCGTCACTATGTGGGGATACTCAGGTGGCTCCTTGCCCACCAACtgggcggccgagctgcagccGACGTACGCGCCCGAGCTCAGCAttgccggtgctgccgtcggcggcacggtACCCAACATCACCACTGTCGTCACGACCGTCAACAAGGGCCCCATTGCCGGCCTGATCCCTTCGGGAATTCTTGGCCTCTCCCTCCAGTACCCGGAGATCAAAGCCGTCGTTGACAAACACCTCAAGCCCGAGTACGTCGAACGGTTCCACAAGACGACGAAGCAGTGCGCCGTGGCCAGCATGGCCAACTTCCTATTCGCCGACGTGCTCCAGATGTTTGACGACAGGTCGCTCATCTATACGGACccgacggcggtgcgcaTCCTCGATGACAATGCGCTTGGCAAGGTGACGCCAAGCATCCCCCTTTACTGGTACAAGTCGGTGCTGGACGAAGACAGCCCCATATCGGACTCGGACGCTTTGGTGAGTAAGTACTGTGCGGAGGGCGCGTCGATTGAGTATGTCAGGGACCTCATGTCGGAGCACGGCAGCTGCGCCATTGTTGGCGCGCCCAAGGCGCTTTCGTGGCTCAAAGGCATCATGGACGGCCGGGTGCCGAGCCGGGGCTGCTCCAAGAAGACAACAGTGTCGACGCTGCTCGACCCGGCAACGTTTAAGATCCTGCCCAAGGCGCTGATTGAGCTGCTGTTGGACCTGCTAGGCAAACCGGTAGGGCCCCATCTTGTCTAA
- a CDS encoding uncharacterized protein (EggNog:ENOG503NWAA~COG:F~MEROPS:MER0043475): protein MAQHYEPELDSHTVRLMVLETDRPHPDTESERGSFGAIVHHHFSKAGRAHHPPLGVQTDQVFVVTEEEGGRIPTADEFRDHDGLLITGSMYDAYGDNPWILDLLALLKVLWLTRPDFHFTGVCFGHQLLARLLGATVAPAPSGDWELGHCRIDLTPAGQRLFRTRSPHIHLHQMHQDQVMAVPTPATAPAGMLDDAGAEVACWGRSEHTPVQGLYIPNRLFTTQAHLAFDEDMVRRQIQMRVDSGGIRDLEHADRAAETAHLEHDGVEVAKAILRLFVYDEDGMGYERR, encoded by the exons ATGGCCCAGCACTACGAGCCCGAACTCGACTCGCACACGGTCCGCCTCATGGTCCTCGAGACGGACCGGCCGCACCCAGACACGGAGAGCGAGCGCGGCTCcttcggcgccatcgtgCACCACCACTTCAgcaaggccggccgcgcgcaCCACCCGCCGCTCGGCGTCCAGACGGACCAGGTCTTTGTtgtcaccgaggaggagggcggccgcATCCCCACCGCCGACGAGTTCCGCGACCACGATGGCTTGCTCATCACCGGCAGCATGTACGATGCCTATGGCGACAACCCGTGGatcctcgacctgctcgccctgctcaaAG TACTCTGGCTCACGCGCCCCGACTTCCACTTCACCGGCGTCTGCTTCGGCCAccagctgctcgcccgcctcctcggcgccaccgtcgcgcccgcgccctcgggcgACTGGGAGCTCGGCCACTGCCGCATCGACctcacgcccgccggccagcgGCTGTTCCGGACGCGCTCGCCACACATCCACCTGCACCAGATGCACCAGGACCAAGTCATGGccgtgccgacgccggccaccGCGCCTGCCGgcatgctcgacgacgccggcgccgaggtcgcgTGCTGGGGTCGCAGCGAGCACACGCCCGTCCAGGGGCTGTACATCCCGAACCGCCTCTTCACGACGCAGGCGCACCTGGCGTTTGACGAGGACATGGTGCGCCGCCAGATCCAGATGCGcgtcgacagcggcggcatccgGGACCTGGAGCACGCGGACCGCGCTGCCGAGACGGCGCACCTCGAGCATGACGGCGTGGAGGTGGCTAAAGCGATATTGCGGCTGTTTGTATACGATGAAGACGGGATGGGGTATgagcggcggtga
- a CDS encoding uncharacterized protein (SECRETED:SignalP(1-18~SECRETED:cutsite=ADA-AS~SECRETED:prob=0.8179)) — translation MLPVQLALVGLLSLVADAASIPMSPRAAVSPNPLNVLDRRGFFVRCPHSGTPTYCLPASASCKKGKYVTNAFKQTECTTTWACFCDNDTVDF, via the coding sequence ATGCTTCCCGTCCAGCTTGcactcgtcggcctcctcagcctcgtcgccgacgcggccagcATCCCCATGAGTCCCCGGGCCGCCGTGTCCCCCAACCCGCTCAACGTCCTGGACCGCCGGGGCTTCTTCGTCCGGTGCCCTCACTCGGGCACGCCTACCTACTGCCTCCCtgcctcggcgtcctgcaAAAAGGGCAAATACGTCACGAATGCGTTCAAGCAAACCGAGTGCACCACGACCTGGGCCTGCTTCTGCGACAACGATACCGTCGACTTCTAG
- a CDS encoding uncharacterized protein (SECRETED:SignalP(1-21~SECRETED:cutsite=ALA-DP~SECRETED:prob=0.8239)): MEMHVLNVLLAACLLGCSALADPSPSDSAAQPAITHRGKSPEYSSGDSEVYSTVWSDSGSECEDEDFFIILCGSPLTKHLKAPIYCRDSKHAHCKELRYVLHSKLAQQHEADCRRLCGCVSSTRDTAIEYFRAGRLSGRPKTPQR; this comes from the exons ATGGAGATGCACGTCCTCAACGTGctcttggccgcctgccTCCTTGGCTGCTCGGCGTTGGCCGATCCATCACCATCGGATTCGGCCGCTCAGCCCGCAATCACCCACCGGGGCAAGAGCCCCGAGTACTCGAGCGGAGATTCCGAGGTTTACTCAACGGTGTGGTCCGACAGCGGGAGCGAgtgcgaggacgaagacTTCTTCATCATTCTCTGCGGGAGCCCATTGACGAAGCACTTGAAGGCTCCGATCTACTGCCGGGACTCGAAACACGCCCACTGCAAAGAGCTGCGTTACGTTTTGCACAGCAAGCTCGCGCAACAGCATGAGGCTGATTGCAGGCGATTGTGTGGTTGCGTCTCGAGCAC ACGAGACACTGCTATCGAATACTTCAGGGCTGGGCGGTTGAGCGGTCGACCGAAAACGCCGCAACGCTAA
- a CDS encoding uncharacterized protein (TransMembrane:2 (i20-37o75-95i)) gives MRQITRRSEISTHSNRRRQVFYCLALIGYAVTVRVLAAPGDLDSRSLGYIDRAQDIEAYCIVTCTLLFFAWLGPLAVVLFPMSVAAVALCVVEAVRLSKVSERHACSNTGTLPSPSSSSPSFSSVILASRQPGLTVVDCASAKRVHHARSARHHDESPCGAERKRGLGVVRVAYEKEVMGTQAAK, from the coding sequence ATGAGACAAATCACCAGACGGTCCGAAATATCTACTCATTcgaatcgtcgtcggcaggtGTTCTACTGTCTCGCGCTCATCGGGTATGCCGTGACGGTCCGCGTCCTGGCCGCGCCGGGGGACCTGGACTCCCGCAGCCTGGGGTACATTGACCGCGCGCAGGACATCGAGGCGTACTGCATCGTCACCTGCACGCTGCTCTTCTTTGCGTGGCTGGGGCCGCTTGCCGTGGTTCTGTTCCCCATGTCGGTGGCCGCGGTCGCGCTCTGCGTCGTGGAGGCGGTCCGACTGTCCAAGGTGAGTGAGCGTCACGCCTGTTCAAATACCGGAACCCtcccttctccttcttcttcttctccttcatTTTCATCTGTCATCCTGGCAAGCCGTCAGCCCGGGCTCACCGTGGTAGATTGCGCATCGGCGAAACGAGTACATCATGCTCGCAGTGCTCGCCATCATGATGAGTCTCCCTGCGGCGCTGAGCGCAAGAGAGGGCTGGGTGTGGTGCGCGTGGCATATGAAAAGGAAGTGATGGGTACACAGGCAGCGAAATAG
- a CDS encoding uncharacterized protein (TransMembrane:4 (o102-123i143-159o165-182i194-212o)) produces the protein MRQITRRSEISTHSNRRRQVFYCLALIGYAVTVRVLAAPGDLDSRSLGYIDRAQDIEAYCIVTCTLLFFAWLGPLAVVLFPMSVAAVALCVVEAVRLSKIAHRRNEYIMLAVLAIMMSLPAALSAREGWVWCAWHMKRK, from the exons ATGAGACAAATCACCAGACGGTCCGAAATATCTACTCATTcgaatcgtcgtcggcaggtGTTCTACTGTCTCGCGCTCATCGGGTATGCCGTGACGGTCCGCGTCCTGGCCGCGCCGGGGGACCTGGACTCCCGCAGCCTGGGGTACATTGACCGCGCGCAGGACATCGAGGCGTACTGCATCGTCACCTGCACGCTGCTCTTCTTTGCGTGGCTGGGGCCGCTTGCCGTGGTTCTGTTCCCCATGTCGGTGGCCGCGGTCGCGCTCTGCGTCGTGGAGGCGGTCCGACTGTCCAAG ATTGCGCATCGGCGAAACGAGTACATCATGCTCGCAGTGCTCGCCATCATGATGAGTCTCCCTGCGGCGCTGAGCGCAAGAGAGGGCTGGGTGTGGTGCGCGTGGCATATGAAAAGGAAGTGA
- a CDS encoding uncharacterized protein (TransMembrane:3 (i20-37o75-95i107-125o)), giving the protein MTTLVHGSASSRTTTTRLDADRPDRRQQASIDTATHTYMMTPHSDAAKEQPGAFRVLGFRSPHQRPPTSPPPPPVAARRARRERVFAPDSLANKGFDRKPCLFATFVFYCLALIGYAVTVRVLAAPGDLDSRSLGYIDRAQDIEAYCIVTCTLLFFAWLGPLAVVLFPMSVAAVALCVVEAVRLSKIAHRRNEYIMLAVLAIMMSLPAALSAREGWVWCAWHMKRK; this is encoded by the exons ATGACAACTCTAGTCCACGGCAGCGCGTCTAGTcgcacgacgacaacacGCCTGGATGCTGACCGACCTGAccgtcgccaacaagcaTCCATCGACACAGCGACGCACACATACATGATGACGCCACACAGCGATGCCGCCAAAGAGCAGCCCGGCGCCTTTCGAGTCCTCGGCTTCCGCTCGCCGCATCAACGTCCaccaacatcaccaccaccaccacccgtggcggcacggcgggcgcgccgcgagcgagTCTTCGCGCCAGACTCGCTGGCGAACAAGGGCTTCGACCGCAAGCCGTGCCTCTTTGCCACCTTT gtGTTCTACTGTCTCGCGCTCATCGGGTATGCCGTGACGGTCCGCGTCCTGGCCGCGCCGGGGGACCTGGACTCCCGCAGCCTGGGGTACATTGACCGCGCGCAGGACATCGAGGCGTACTGCATCGTCACCTGCACGCTGCTCTTCTTTGCGTGGCTGGGGCCGCTTGCCGTGGTTCTGTTCCCCATGTCGGTGGCCGCGGTCGCGCTCTGCGTCGTGGAGGCGGTCCGACTGTCCAAG ATTGCGCATCGGCGAAACGAGTACATCATGCTCGCAGTGCTCGCCATCATGATGAGTCTCCCTGCGGCGCTGAGCGCAAGAGAGGGCTGGGTGTGGTGCGCGTGGCATATGAAAAGGAAGTGA